The genomic DNA ttgtgttggtgtgtataagatggagacagtgtagaatcattcaaagaatgtgttagtgatatgagagcagtataaggttttatcaatttgtttattgttttgatagaaatattccattttgctaacaatctgttatgttctgctaattgggtgtggtgtttggttaattgtgtgataaagacaaaaagagccctgttttcaaaattgtgtgtaaacgattggaaaaaaactATAACGATCACGgcaggagaggctgtgtgtatAACGGAGTAGCGGGGCATCTTGCCAACGCGTCCTTGGTGACCCAGCGCAGGCCAGCAACACAGATGTCCGCGTGACAGTGCCGTTGAAAGTGTGACAGTCCCGTTAGAAGAATGAGCCACTGAAACGGAGGATCATTTTGCTCGCGCCTGGAAGACGGTGCCTCCTGTTCCTGACACTGAGCGACATCATTACCGATCCCACGCGGACATTCTGATCTGCACACTGTGAGCGCGCGATAGCGGCAATGGATTTCTTTTCCCGCCGCGGGGAAGCGATGTGCCGATTAATGCTTTTAAACTCAGTTCGGGGATTCGGGAGTTTtccaacacacagtcacacacacacacacacacacacacacacacacacacacacacacagagagagagagagatctgtttACTGATAAATGCACATATTGGCCAACTCTCTGAGTTTATCCCATTCCGTTACCATCTCTTCTCGCGCGTCCAAACTCTCGCACCAGAGCTCTTGCGTGGGAAACTCACTTCGGCCACCGGACACCGACTAACGTGCTACTCTAGAGGAACAGACCGAGCCGCTGGTCGTCATGGGAACTCTATCGGCAGTCCTGCTCGTGGTGGTCGCGCGGTCTCTGTCGGTAAGTGCCGGAGCGCGTGTCCACTTTCCGTCTCCCAGGTTTGGCGAGAGCTGTGCCGCTCAGTGCGCGCGCTGACAGGCAACCTACAGAAAGTTTGCGCATTAAGTTTGGACGTTAGATGGGCTTCACCAACTCCAACCCGGTATAATTACTTTGTCATGAATGTTTTGTTCGAAACGCATGATTGGTGTTAAGTATGGACGGTGGTGTTTtctgcagacacgcacacgcacacgcacacacacacacacacacacacacacacacacacacacacacacacacacacaaatacacccggACATTGGGTATCTGGTAGGTCAGCATAACCGGATTTAAGGAATTTTGAAACGATAGGCCAACATAGTTGGGGTAATTCTGAATTTTCTTCGGGACtcgaagtctctctctctctctctctctctctctctctctctctctctctctctctctctctctgtaaagaGGACGGTCATGTCCAGAGGAAAGGTGCGCTAGTAAAAGAGGGCACCATGtagcttgcttgtgtgtgtgtgtgtgtgtgtgtgtgtgcaggtcagtGGACTGCACCCcagctgtaatgtgtgtgtgtgtgtgtgtgtgtgtgtgtgtgtgtgtgtgtgtgtgcaggtcagtGGACTGCACCCcagctgtaatgtgtgtgtgtgtgtgtgtgtgtgtgtgtgtgcaggtcagtGGACTGCACCCcagctgtaatgtgtgtgtgtgtgtgtgtgtgtgtgtgtgtgtgtgtgtgtgtgcaggtcagtGGACTGCACCCcagctgtaatgtgtgtgtgtgtgtgtgtgtgtgtgtgtgtgtgtgtgtgtgtgtgcaggtcagtGGACTGCACCCCAGCTGTAATTTCTATCAGGAGctgcagagggaggaggaatcCTGCCGCACTGtcctgaaggaggagagaacacCAGACTACACGGctactggaggtgtgtgtgtgtgtgtgtgtgtgtgtgtgtgtgtgtgtgtgtgtgtgtgtgtgtgtgtgtgtgtgtgtgtgtgtgtgtgtgtgtgtatttccctgAAGGACGAGAGAACACGAGACTACATGGCtactggaggggtgtgtgtgtgtgtgtgtttgtgtgtgtgtttgtgtgtgtgtgtgtgtgtatgtgtgtgtgtgtgtgtgtgtgtgtgtgtgtgtctatgtgtgctcATTTCtctgaaggaggagagaacacaAAGCCACACGGCTACTgaagggatgtgtgtgagtgtgtgtgtgtgggattcgTAACAgtgtgcagaagtgtgtgtgtgcgtgcgtgcgtgcctgttagtgtatgcgtatgtgagcgtgcgtgtttgtgcgtgtgtgtgtatgtgtgcgtgcgtgcatatatgtgtgtgcgtgcatgtttgtgcgtgtgtgcatatgtgagcgtgtgtatgtttgtgtgagtgcgtgtttgtgcatgcatgcatgtttgtgcgtatgtgagcgtgcatatgtgtgtgtgcatgcgtggttgtgcgtgtgtgcatatgtgagcgtgcgtatgtgcgtgtgtgtttgtgcatgcatgcgtgtttgtgcgtgcatatgcatatgtgtgtgtgcgtgcgtgcgtgtttgtgtgtgtgtgtgcgtatgtgagcgtgcgtatgtgtgtgtgcttatgtgagcGTGCGTATGTAtacgtgcgtgtttgtgtgtgtgtgcgtatgtgagcGTGCGTATGTAtacgtgcgtgtttgtgtgtgtgtgcgtatgtgagcgtgcgtatgtgtgtgtgcgtgactgcgtgtgtgtttgtgcatgcatgcatgtttgtgcgtgcatatgcatatgtgtgcgagcgtgcgtgcgtgtgtgtgtgtgtgtgcgtgtgtgagcgtgcgtatgtatacgtgcgtgtttgtgcatatgcatatgtgtgcgagcgtgcgtgcgtgtttgtgtgagcgtgcgtgtgtgagcgtgcgtatgtatacgtgcgtgtttgtgctcACTCCCGAAGTCTCCCGTTTTTACAGGTCCAGGGTGCAAAGGATTCTGGGACGGCATTGTGTGCTGGGGTCAGAGCGAGGCTGGACAGATGATCACCGTCCCTTGTCCTGCGCTCCTCAAGAGCCTCTTCGacagacatggtgtgtgtgtgtgtgtgtgtgtgtgtattagaggtgtgtgtgtgtgtgttgtggtcagAGTGAGGCTGGACAGACGATCACCGTCCCTTGTCCTGCAGTCCTCAAGAGCCTCTTCGacagacatggtgtgtgtgtgtgtttgtgtgtgtgtgtattagaggtgtgtgtgtgtgtgtgtgtgtgtgttgtgtgtgtattagaggtgtgtgtgtgtgtgtgtgtgtgtgtgtgtgtattagaggtgtgtgtgtgtgtgtgtgtgtgttgtgtgtattagaggtgtgtgtgctctctccagGTTTCATCAGTAGGAACTGTACGgctgagagctgtgtgtgtgtgtgtattagaggtgtgtgtgtgtgtgttgtgtgtattagaggtgtgtgtgtgctctctccagGTTTCATCAGTAGGAACTGCACGGTTGAGGGCTGGTCTGAAGTGTTCCCCAacatcagcagtgtgtgtggagcagaggCCCGGCaggataaggtgtgtgtgtgtgtgtgtgtgtgtgtgtgtgtgtgcgtgcgcgtgcgtgcgggtttgtgtgtgtgtgtgtctgtgtgtgtgtgtgtgtgtgtgtctgtgtgtgtgtgtctgtgcgtgtgtgtgtgttcgttacCCCTTTTTGGTCTGGATATCCTGCCTCTGTATTTATTTCCCCTCTGAACACAAGAACATAATAATTTGAGCACAgtgatttatatatttattttgtgatATATTTTCAGACATTAGAAATGGACCATCACTGACAGCGCTTGTGCTGctaccacacgcacacacacacacacacacacaccacacacacagactgctacCATAGTGGGTGATGATTGGTGGCTACCTAGAGTTGTTGTTCTCCTcacggtttgtgtgtgtgttttgtagttgGTGTTTCTCctcatgaagtgtgtgtgtgtgtgcgcgcgttgtAGTTGGTGTTCTACATGATAGTGAGGATCCTCTACACACTGGGTCACAGTCTTTCCCTGGTTGCCCTGACGACCGGCAGTGCCATCCTCTGTCTGTTCAGGTGAGTTTtaatatctcacacacacacacacacacacacacacaaccacacacacgtcaaaacACACGACAGGTCAAACCAAAACGGAAAGACACACTGACTAATGGTACAGTGTTGATGACTGTGTTTTTATGCTCAATGCTCTAgcctgtgcgcgtgtgtgtgtgtacgcgtatgcgtgtgtgcgtgcgtgcgtgcgtgcgtgcgtgcgtgtatgcgtgtgtgtgtgtgtgtgtgtgtgtgtgtgtgcgtgtgtgtgtgtgtgtgtgcgtgcgtgcgtgcgtgtgtgtgtgtacgcgtatgcgtgtgtgtgtgtgtgtgtgtgtgtgcgtgcgtgcgtgcgtgtgcgtgtgtgtatgtgtatgtgtgtgtgtgttctctgcaggAGACTCCGCTGCACCAGGAACTTCATCCATGTGaacctcttcttctccttcatgCTGAGAGCTGCCGTCGTGTTGCTGAAGGACCACGTGCtgttcacacacaacacacactgcagccagcCTGGatcactggtacacacacacacacacacacacacacacacacacagcagctgtatTGGTGAAGGAGTTGCCGCTGTGTTAATTTGCTGCTGTGTTCAGTTACTGTCTcatgttgctgttgtgttaATATGTTGTGTTAAGTTGCTGTTGTGTTAAGTTACTGTCGTGTTAAGTTGCTGTTGTGTTAAGTTGCTGTTGTGTTAAGTTGCTGTTGTGTTAAGTTGCTGTTGTGTTAAGTTACTGTCGTGTTAAGTTGCTGTTGTGTTAAGTTGCTGTGTTAAGTTGCTGCGTTTAGTTGCTGCTGTGTTAAGTTACTGTCgtgttacagtaagtgctgTGCTAAGTTGCTGTGTTAAGTTGCTGTCTTAAGGTGCTGCTGCACAAATTCGCGACACAAAATGAATCCATAAATtgagttttttgggggggtgggagatTTAAAGTGCTATACCGCAAAATTGCAGTAATTGTTTGCTTTTCAACCGTGGTACAGAAAAATCCATACCTTCTCAGCCctaatgtggtggtggtggtggtggtggtggtggtgatgtgtgtgtgtgtgtgtgtgtgtgtgtgtgtgtgtgtgtgtgtgtgtgtgtgtgtgtgtgtgtgtgtgtgtgtgtgtgtgtgtgtgtgtgtgtgtgtgtgtgtgtgttgcaggtgggctgtaaggtgtgtgtggtggtgttccACTActtcatcttgtgtgtgtgtgtgtgtgtgtgtgtgtgtgtgtgtgtgttgcaggtgggctgtaaggtgtgtgtggtggtgtttcaCTACTTCATCATGGCCAACTTCTTCTGGTTGCTGGTGGAAGGACTTTACCTGCACTCCCTCCtcatgctgatgacacacataCCGCTCACCTGCTACCTGCTCATCGGCTGgggtaacaacacacacacacacacacacatacacacacacacacacacacacacacacacacaccgctcacctGCTACCTGCTCATCGGCTGgggtaacaacacacacacacacacacacacacacacataccgctcGCCTGCTACCTGCTCATCGGCTGgggtaacaacacacacacacacacacacacacacacacacacaccgctcacctGCTACCTGCTCATCGGCTGgggtaacaacacacacacacacacacacacacacacacacacaccgctcacctGCTACCTGCTCATCGGCTGgggtaacaacacacacacacacacacacacacacacacacacacacacacacacacacacacacacacacacacacacacacaccgctcacctGCTACCTGCTCATCGGCTGgggtaacaacacacacacacacacacacacacacacacacacacacacacacacacacacacacacacacacacacacaccgctcacctGCTACCTGCTCATCGGCTGgggtaacaacacacacacacacacacacacacacacacacacacacacacacacaccgctcacctGCTACCTGCTCATCGGCTGgggtaacaacacacacacacacacacacacacacccacacacacacacacagctcacctaCTACCTGCTCATCGGCTGgggtaacaacacacacacacacacacacacacacacacacacagctcacctaCTACCTGCTCATTGGCTGgggtaacaacacacacacacacacacacacacacacacacacacacacacacacacacacataccgctcACCTGCTACCTGCTACCTGCTCATCGGCTGAGgtaacaacacgcacacacgcacacacacacacacacacacacacacacacacacacacacacacacacaccgctcacctACAGTACTACCTGCTCATCGGCTGGGgtaacaacacacgcacacgcacacacacacatacacacacacacacacacacaccgctcacctACTACCTGCTCATCGGCTGgggtaacaacacacacacacacacacacacagggtgtgcTGAGGGGACTGCAGCATTATGACTTGAATTAAGAAGAGTGTGGTGAGTAATTTGTCTTGATacgactccttaaaataagccAAAGTCTTCTCAAATGAAGTCACACGGCTCCTTGGAGAGAGCACAAAGGGGCAgctgtactaacgcttttgcgcccacttcaatgtgtgtgtgtgtgtgtgtgtgtgtgtgtgtgtgtgtgtgcgtgcttcacctcactatgTGTTCACTAAGGGGCAGATGTACACTGTTAAAAAAATTCCTGTaaaattacagtacagtacaggcagCACGGTTGCCAGAACTTTACTGTATATTAAATGAgcaatacagtactgtaatgtagtttacagtagtgtacagtaATTATAAGACAATACAGTACTttactgttattattttattttcaaatttgACCTATTCCTCAgttgcatttaatatttatttcattaatttatttattatattattattattttatttagacTTAAGTATTTAAGTGATTACAAAATGCATGAATCAAGAAACACATCACAAtcttaaataaaatatatttattaattCTTCAGCAACTCATATTATTGCAACTCATATTATTGCATTTAACatgtaattaaaaaaacatcactGCTGTCACAAAAGGTAGAGAACACAATCCCTCTATGGCTctggctgccacacacacacacacacacacacacacacacacacacacacacacacacacacacacacacacacacacacacacacacacacacacacacacacacacacacacttctcacaaagttgggagcttaaaattgtccaaaatctcttggttaatgctaaagcattcaaagttcctttcactggaactaagggaccaagcccagctcggggatggccccttcctgttccaacatgacggtgcaccagtgcacaaagcaaggtccataaaggcatggataacagagtttggtctggatgaacttgactggcctgcacagggtcctgacctcaactcaatagaacacctttgggatgaattagagcggatcctgagagccagtcgcctcgtccaacatcagtgtgtgacctccaaaatgcgcttctgaaagaatggtcaaaaaatcccatgaaCATACTCTTAAATCTTGTGATAAGTCTTCCCAaaacagttgaagctgttattgcAGCAAAGAGTGAACCAATGTtatcataaaccctatggattaaggatgggatgtgactgaagttcatatgtgagtcaagacaggtgagcgaatacttttggcaatatagtgtattttaaAGGAATTAAATGGATTTAACTGTACATACAAATCAAGAAGAAAAATATACTTACCAAGCATAATTATTCTGGGTGTGTCTGGAAGACTCTCTTCCCCCTCGATGTCTGCCAGGGTTGTAGTGACctatgtaaaacaaacaaacaaacaaaaaacactttcagtGGTGTACATTACACAATATTTTTCAGTGAAAACTTTGGTAACGCTCCATTTGAAAGTGTCAACATAAGTGTGATATGAGCCTGTCATCAGGACATAACATTTATGGCTACTGTCATTAAGTGCCATTCAATTTTTGTAATGTATGCACCTCAAACAGTGTCAactttacattacaaaaaaaaacacccattgacaacagtcataaacattaaTGAATTGCCATTCATTTTGATGATAAATATCATGTCATGTCTATGACGGGCTCATGTCAATCTTATGTAGACACCTTCAAATAAAACATTACCAAACATGTTAGTCAAGCAATTGCTGAATTAGcagagcagtagcctacaattcATCAGTAATATGAGTTTGTAATGAAATACTATTACTTAACCAAAATGAATAGATGTGTGATAAGAAGAATGCTTGATAAGATGATAGATGTGTTTGTAACAACAATACTTACATCAGCCAGAATGAACAGAGAATCCGTCGGCTCTTTGAAGAAGGATGTTAACAGTAGTTTAGGATGGACATACTTGTATGCCTGTGCTCCTCGGATCAGTTGTCCGCTCCgctcactgtaaaaaaaaaaaagacaaaaccctATTAGCAACTCTTGAAGACTTTCCTTAATTATTTCCAGCTAGCAAATAAATGTTGGGCTACTTCAAACAAAATCACATGTATCACTATGATATAAAAACGGCGAATTATGCCTGACAACTATGCTACAGGGTCAAACATGAACAGATTTGACGTGCTAAAATAATGTTAGCCTGAATCGTCATTCCCTATGGGGGACGAGAGTATCGTCGTTTTCAATCGTTATTCTAGACCACGTTATTACTGTATTCTAAGTGTAAATAACACCAGATACCGATATTTTTATACCTCTAAAATgtaattcatacacacacacacacacacacacacacacacacacacacacacacacacacacacacacacacacacactagtaatcTGTGTAGCCAAGCAGACTTTTGGGGGGGCTAGTCTAACTGAGTAGAATGAATCGTCGTTCCCTATGACGAGCGTATCGTTCATTCACACAGATGTCGACATTTTCTATTTCCAAATGAATACACGTTAAAATGAATGCTTAAAGAATACAAGATACGTTTAAGTTAAACGAACACCCTGTAGTTATTTAATATGTAGTAAGCTCCCGCCTATATAGCTGTGGTTACAAGCTAGCACTAGCTATCTAGAACACATAAGCACCCATTAAACTTATCTTCTTACTTAAGAAAAGATTTGCATGAACTAGAACGTAAACTTGCACAATACGTGGTAAAGCTTGATGTATGTGAAAACCAAACTCACCAAACTGCAATAACTCGGAGTTACAAGTAAATTCATAACTTCGCCAGTCCAGTCTTCAACACAACAGAGACGTAACGTCGGTTGGCAAAACTTTAGCGAGCGAGGTGGCAGTAGTGGCTGTGTAAATACAGCAAGGTGGCAACAAAGTTACAATAAAGTTACAGCAAAGAAATTTTGATCAGGCTCGGTTACAGTAAGCACACATATTacccaaaatgcaatattaacTACAGCACTGTACTGTAATGATATGAAGTGGTATCATACTGTTGaattgtattgtactgtactgtaaaaccTACAGCCATTTTTAACAGTGTACTAACGCTtatgcgcccacttcaggcgtatttgtttggCAACGTGCACTTaaaaagatggcgaggtatgtactAACAGGCCGCAACGAGGTGAAGacacagactgcctgtcgcgggagctgagaatggcaaattgcgcttttccgtctcatgcacatggatttatgggagtgtcagatgatagtaggaggtttgtgtaaaaagatggaAGGAGAAGTGtaaaatgcgcctaattatgtattcccctgtatgtactaaaactgcctgCACGTCTGTTTTGCgtctaaatatttccgccttgtagaAGCAGATGTTAAATGCGggttgctgttaaatgcatctataagagaatcattcagagacaacaaaatcgctaattagaccaccagttttgtgtttttgtactacatcaaaagcaaccttaactttcgttggCCCTTCGAAcgtcttactttcactttcacgccattcACTTCCCTACTTGCTAGATTTGATCAATCTGCCAGTGCCTACttgcacaagtaagcctagtttgagtagaactactgctcctcattatcttcctgcttgttgacattatgcattgtattatttcatgatcgctaaacgttggattccttttaatgttgtcatcagtttacTTCATTCAACTGTGCTTCTGACTGAAGTGTTGTTCAGTTGTTAACCTTCGTTAATTGCGATAGGGGGCGGAGAACTTGCGATAGGGGGCGCAGATTACCAAACGactttcaggattggtaaatagcaCGTACATTTAAGTATCACAGCGTGCactttcaggattggtaaatagcaCGTACATTTAAGTATCACAGCGTGCactttcaggattggtaaatagcaCGTACATTTAAGTATCACAGCGTGCACTTTCTGCGGGTTGCCATGGCGCTAAGAACGTCCCTGGCCCTAGGTCTCCTCATTCCTCATACGTACTGTAATAACTGCAGATGTTCTGCTCTTGGTGTCAGATGACTGCCACTTGGTTAgatggtgcacacacacggttggtccagatgtgctgtgcatgtgtgtgtctgtgtgttcatgtgcagcTCGGCTTCCTACTGTACCAGACACCGTCACAcggcctgccacacacacacatacgatcACCTCACACACTACCTGCTCATAGTCTagagtaagaacacacacacacacacacacacacacacacacacacacacacacacacacacacacacacacacatacgatcACCTCACACACTACCTGCTCATAGTTTggagtaagaacacacacacacacacatacgatcACCTCACACACTACCTGCTCATAGTCTggagtaagaacacacacacacacacacacacacacacacacacacacacactcctgctgcaAGCACAGCACTGTCTGTGGAGCTGATTCGGCAGAAGTTGTTTTGAAATTGCTGCATATTTCATCTCATCTCAAATCAGCCTTCTGACAggattcaagtgtgtgtgtgtgtgtgtgtgtgtgtgtgcgcgcgcgcatatgtttgtgtactgtgtgtgtgtgtgtgtatgtgtgtgtgtgtgtgtgtccatatatttgtgtactgtgtgtgtatgtccatatgtttgtgtgtgtgtatgtgcatatgtttgtgtgtgtgtgtgtgtccatacagtatgtctgtatgtgtgcatatgtgtgtgtgtcatgtgcaagtgtgtgtgtgtattacggttcatatgtgtgtgtatgtgtgtgtgtacactgcagGTGTTCCGGCAATGTTTGTGACTGCCTGGACCTTCACACGGGCCTACTTGGAGAACACAGGGtgagtgtgactgagtgtgtgtgtgtgtgtgtgtgtgagtgtgtatgtgtgtgtgtgtgtgtgtacatacgtgtgtgtgtgtgcgtgtgtacgtgtgtgtg from Sardina pilchardus chromosome 2, fSarPil1.1, whole genome shotgun sequence includes the following:
- the LOC134099931 gene encoding vasoactive intestinal polypeptide receptor 2-like encodes the protein MGTLSAVLLVVVARSLSVSGLHPSCNFYQELQREEESCRTVLKEERTPDYTATGGPGCKGFWDGIVCWGQSEAGQMITVPCPALLKSLFDRHGFISRNCTVEGWSEVFPNISSVCGAEARQDKVCLVFYMIVRILYTLGHSLSLVALTTGSAILCLFRRLRCTRNFIHVNLFFSFMLRAAVVLLKDHVLFTHNTHCSQPGSLVGCKVCVVVFHYFIMANFFWLLVEGLYLHSLLMLMTHIPLTCYLLIGWGVPAMFVTAWTFTRAYLENTGCWERNGHLIPIWVINGPIGFSIMVNFILFISIIRVLLQKLRCPDVGGGDHSQYRRLAKSTLLLIPLFGIHYVVFGSLNESMADYKIFFDLAIGSFQGLVVAILYCFLNTEVQGELKRRWRSEGLTRPPHTLSFSHNASVRSNHSATRQRTQQSETTVL